The Stenotrophomonas sp. ASS1 genome segment CCTGTATAAAGACGAAGCCGATGGCCAGTGGAACTTCACCGGCTACCGCGGCCAGAATGCCAACATGCACATGTGCGAAGCGATGCTGGCCGCGTTCGAGGCCAGTGGCGAGCAGCGCTATGTCGAGCGCGCGCTGCAGCTGGCCGACAACATGACCCGCCGCCAGGCCGCCAAGGCCGGTGGCCTGGTCTGGGAACATTACGATGTGAACTGGGAAATCGACTGGGACTACAACCTGGACGATCCCAAGCACCTGTTCCGCCCGTGGGGCTTCCAGCCGGGGCATCAGACCGAGTGGGCCAAACTGCTGCTGATCCTCGATCGCCACGTGCAGGCCGACTGGCTGGTGCCGACCGCGCAGCATCTGTTCGACGTCGCCGTCGCACGCAGTTGGGACGACACCCGTGGTGGCCTGTACTACGGCTTCGCACCGGAATCGCGCCGGCAGCCCGGTATGGACGGCGCCCCGATCGGCGGCGACAGCTTCGTCTGCGACGACGACAAGTATTTCTGGGTGCAGGCCGAAACGCTGGCGACCGCCGCGCTGATGGCCAAGCGTACCGGCGATGACCGCTACTGGCAGTGGTACGAACGCATCTGGGCGTATTCGTGGGAGCACTTCGTCGACCACCAGTACGGTGCATGGTTCCGCATTCTCGATGCCGACAACCGCAAGTACAGCGACGAGAAAAGCCCTGCCGGCAAGGTGGATTACCACACCATGGGCGCGTGCTACGAAGTGTTGAACGTCGTGCGTTGAAGATCGTTCGAATGCAGTAGTGCCAGGCCATGCCTGGCAATCCGAAATCGGTAGCGCCGGGTCACGCCCGGCGGAAAAACAGGAGCACCACGTGCATCGCATTTCCCTCGTTGTCCGTCTGCTCCTGCTGCTGATCGCAGCGTCCGCTTTCCCGGCAACTGCGGCGCCTCTGCAGGCACAGTGGGAGTTCCGCATGCTGCCCGGCGACGCCGAGGGTGCAGCCCACCCAGGCCTGCAGCAATGGCGGGCGGCGAAGGTGCCGGGCAGCATACACACCGACCTGCTGGCGCATGGGCTGATCCGCGATCCCTATGTCGGTGCACCCGAGGCCGAGCTGCAATGGATCGGCCTGGCTGCCTGGGAGTACCGCGCCCGCTTTGACGTGGATGCGGCGACGCTGGCCAAGCCCAATGCCGAGCTGCGCTTCGACGGGCTGGATACCTATGCCGAAGTCAGCCTCAACGGCAGGCCGCTGCTGAGCGCGGACAACGCGCACCGCACCTGGCGTGCGCGCGTGGACGGGCGCCTGCGCGCGAACGGCAATGAACTGCAGATCGTGTTCCGTTCACCAATCCGCACGCTGTTGCCGGGTGTGCAGGCGATGCCGCACAAGATCGCCGGCAACTATCCTTCGCCCTATGGCGATGAGCCCAAGGACGCGATGGTCGGCAACTTCGCGCGCAAGCCGGCCTATCACTTCGGCTGGGACTGGGGCCCGCGCTATGTCACCGCCGGGGTCTGGCGCGGGGTCGACCTGCAGGCCTGGGATGCGCACCGCCTGACCGATCTTGCCGTGCGTACCGATGCATTGAGCGCGGAGCAGGCGAAGCTGGCCGTGCTGCTGGAGATGGAGCAGGGCGCGGCGGCCGGTTCTGCGGTGGTGAATGTCGATGTGCGCGATCCGCAGGGTCGCATCGTGGCCCAGGTGCAGCGCACGGTGCTGCTGAAGCCCGGCCAGAACGCCGTCGAAGTACCGGTCGAACTGGTCAAGCCGCAGCGCTGGTGGCCGGTCGGCCACGGTGCACAGGACCGCTACACCGTGCAGGCCCGCCTGGACGGTGGCGCCGATGCAGCGCTGGTGCGCGAGCAGCGCATCGGCCTGCGCACGGTTGAACTGCGCCGCGAGCAAGACGGCAAGGGCGGGCAGGGCTTCGCTTTCGTCATCAACGGCGTGGAGATCTTCGCAAAGGGCGCCAACGTCATTCCGTTCGATACCTTCCCCGCACGGGTCGACGCCGCGCGCCTGCGCCAGGTGCTGACCGCCGCACGCGACGCCAACATGAACATGCTGCGCAACTGGGGGGGCGGCTACTACGAGGACGATGCCTTCTTCGACATCGCCGACGAACTGGGCCTGCTGGTCTGGCAGGACTTCATGTTCGGTGGTGGCATGCAGCCGGGCTACGATCCGGCCTTCCGTGCCAGCGTGGTGGCCGAGGCACGCGACAATGTGCGCCGGCTGCGCCATCACCCCAGCATCGTGCTGTGGTGTGGCAACAACGAGGAAGAAACCGCCTGGAAGGACTGGGGCCACGGCCGCGACCTGAAGGCGGCCGACCCGGCGTTTGCCGAGAAGGTCTGGCAGGGCTATGTCGACCTGTTCGGCAATGACCTGCGCCAGGTAGTGGGTGAGGAGGGGCTAGGCGTGCCGTACTGGTCCAGCTCGCCCAGTAACGACCTGGACGAAAAGGCGAACGACTCGACCCGTGGCGACAAGCACTACTGGCAGGTCTGGGGCAATCCGGCGCTGCCGGTGCAGGCTTACCTGCGCGAGACGCCGCGCTTCATGTCCGAGTACGGCCTGCAGGCATGGCCGTCGGTGGCCACCGTGGACCAGATTGCCACCCGCGCCGAGCAGCGCATCGACAGCCCGGTGATCCGCGCGCACCAGAAATTCATGGCCGGCGAGGGCAACAGCCGCCTGCTGCACTACATCGAACTGGGCTACGGCACGCCGAAGGACTTCGAGGACTTCGTCTACCTCAGCCAGGTGATGCAGGCCGATGGCATCGCGCTGGCCGCGCTGCACCATCGCGCCTCGCGGCCGTACACGATGGGCTCGCTGTACTGGCAGCTCAACGACGTCTGGCCGGGTGCTTCATGGTCCAGCGTGGACTACTTCGGTCGCTGGAAGGCGCTGCACTACGCCGCGCGGCGCTTCTTCGCGCCGGTGGCGGTGGCGGCGCTGCGCGACGAGGGCAGCACGCGGGTGCGCCTGATCAACGACGGTGCCGCACTGGATGCACGCTGGCGGCTGCGGGTGATGGACGTGGAAGGGAAGGTGCTGCGCCGTCGCGAGGAAGCGGTGACGCTGGCGGCGGCCGGTGTCACCTCGATCGGTGATTTCCGCGATGCCGAATTGTTGGCCGGTGCCGACCCGAAGCGCACGGTGGCCGTGTTCGAACTGCTGCAGAACGGGGCGGTGAGTGCCCGCCAGGTGGTCGGCTTCGTCGAGGCCAAGGATCAGATCCTGCCGCGGCAGAAGCTCAAGGCCAGCCTGTCCATTGAAGGCGACCACTACCGTCTGCGATTGGAAAGCGCGGCCTACATGCGTTCGGCGTGGATCGACTTCGGTGCATTGGACGTGCAGGTGGAAGACAACCTGCTGGATCTGCTGCCGGGCGAAACCCGCGACATCGCAGTGCGTGGCCCGGTGGATCTGACGACGCTGCGCGAAGCGCTGAAGGTAAAAACCCTCAACGATCGTTGAGGGCGGCGCATCCTGTTTTGGTAGGTGCCAACCTTGGTTGGCACACCCCGAACATGCCAACCAAGGTTGGCATCTACCAGAAGCGGAGACGGGTAGGTGCGGACCGTTGGTCCGCACACATCTCTTCTTTACAGCTGGATCTGCTGAAAATTCTCGACGCGCTCATGGCCGTTGGCGGCCTGGCCGGTGCGCGGCAGCGGGTAGTCACCCAGGCGATCAATCAGGCGGGTCTGCAGGCCGGCTTCGCGGGCAGCATCCAGCTCTTCTCCGCCGCTTTGGTAGGTGTCAACCTTGGTTGACACATCGGTCGTATGCCAACCAAGGTTGGCATCTACCAAGAACGGTACCCGGTAGCCGATGCCGCAGAGCCCATCGGCGGGCCGCGTTTAGAGCTGGATCTGCTGGAAATTCTCGACCCGCTCATGGCTGTTGGCGGCCTGGCCGGTGCGCGGCAGCGGGTAGTCATCCAGGCGATCAATCAGGCGGGTCTGCAGGCCGGCTTCGCGGGCAGCATCCAGCTCTTCCACCACATCGGACAGGAACAGGATCTCGCCGGCCGGCACGCCAATGGCCTGCACGATGCGGCGGTAGCTGTCGGCCTCGCGCTTGCCGCCGACTTCGGTGTCGAACCAGCCCGACACCAACGGGCTGAGGTCACCGGCGTCGCTGAAGCCGAAGAACAGCTTCTGCGCCGGCACCGAGCCGGAGGAGTACACGTACAGCGGCAGGCCGGTGGCGTGCCAGCCCTTCAGCACCGGCGCCACTTCCGGGTAGAAGTGCGCGGTGTAGTCGCCGCGGCGGTAGCCTTCGTCCCAGATCAGGCCCTGCAGCGCCTTCAGTGCGGTGTGCTTGCGGTCCTGGTCGATCCAGCCCTGCAGCGTCTCGGCCACCAGGCTGTCCTGGCAGGCGCCGCCGATCTCGGTGGCCACCGCATCCAGCCAGCGGCGGACTTCCGGCTGTTGGCCGTGCTCGGCGACGAACGCGGGCAGCGCCTTGCGGGCATAGGGGAACAGCACGTTCTTGACGAACGAGATGCTGCTGGTGGTGCCTTCGATGTCGGTCAGGATGACGCGGGGCTGCATGGATCAGGACGCCTGGGTGGGTACGTAACGGGGGAACTTCTGCGCGATGTCGGTGCCGGTGAAGTGACCGACCCAGCCATCCGGCTCGGTGAAGAAGCGGATCGCCACGAAGCTGGGCTCGTCGCCCATGTCGAACCAGTGGGTGGTGCCGTCGGGCACGGCGATCAGGTCGTCCTTCACGCATTCGATCTCATAGACCTTGTCACCCACGTGCAGGGTGAACAGGCCGGAGCCTGCGACGAAGAAGCGCACCTCGTCTTCCTTGTGGAAGTGTTCGTCGAGGAACTTCTTGCGCAGCTCGGCGCGGTTTGGGTTGTCCGGGGCGATCGAGGCCACGTCCACACTCTTGAAGCCGCGTTCGGCTACCAGGCGGTCGATGTCCGCGCGGTAGGCGGCGAATACTTCATCCTGGCTGGCGCCGGGCGCAACCGGCGCGGTGGCCTGCCAGCGTTCGAAGGTGACGCCGATCTTCTGCAGTTCGGCAGCGATGACCGCGCCGTCCTGGGTATCCAGTAGCGGCGATTCGGGGCGGGTGTCGTCGTAGATGCGCAGTCGGCTCATGGCGGCGGCTTGAACGTCTCGGGGGGAAGACAGGGTAGCAGGGTGGGCGCGAGGTGCAGATTCCGGATCGGCATCTGCACCTGCGTGCCGGTTCAGCCGCGCAGTTTGCGCAGTTCCAGTTCGCAGTGGAACAGGAATTCGAAGGCTTCCAGGTGGCGGCGTGCCTCGGCCATGTCGCGGCCCCAGGCATACAGGCCGTGGCCGTCGATCAGGTAGCCCCACAGGTTCTGCCGGTCGAGCAGGTCATCGACCTGCTTCGAAAGCACGTTCATGTCCTGGGTGTTGGCGAACACCGGCACGTCGATGGCCATCTCGTGGGTGCTGTTGCCGGCGAAGGCCTTCAGCAGCTCGTAGCCTTCCAGGCGGATGTGGCCCTGCGGCGCGTACAGGCGCGAGGCGACGGTCTGCACCGGCGAGTGGGTGTGCAGCACGCAGCCGATTTCCGGGAAACGGCGGTACAGATGGGTGTGCAGCAGGGTCTCGGCGGACGGGCGCAGCGGGCGGCCGACGGCCAGGCCGTCGAAGTCCACCACCATGATGTCGTCCTCGATCAGGCGGCCCTTGTCCTTGCCGGAGACGGTGATCGCGGCGTGGCGGTCGTCCAGGCGGTGGGAGAAGTTGCTGCTGGTGGCCGGGGTCCAGCCGGCGTGGGCCAGTTCGCGGACGTTGTCGATCAGCAGCTGGGCCAGTTCGCTCAGGCGCGCGGTGTCGTACGGGAAGGTGGGGGCGTTCATGTCGGCGATTTTACTGGATTCGGCCAACGGCTGAGCCGCTCGTGGCTGTCTCGCCGGGCTGGATTTCTTGCTTTGGCCGGGCGGGTGGGCTGTGCAGGGGACGCCGTGAACCCGTCCATGAAGTGACCCCCGGGAGTTGGACGCTAGATCCAACCCCGAGGGATACATGAACAAATACGACGCGCGTTTCAAACTGCAGGTCGCCAAAGAGGCCTGCAAGACCTCCACATCGGTCAAAGCCATTGCCCGTCGCCACGGCCTGGAGTTCTCCACGGTCAGGCGCTGGGTGGCGACCTATCGGCTGCATGGTTGGCGGGGATTTCATCGCCAGGCCCGGTCCTATGACCTCCCGTTCAAGCTGGCTGTCCTGGAGAAGATGAGCCAGGACGGCCTGTCCGGGCGCGAGGCCACCACCTACTTTCAAATTGGCGATGCCGGCGCGGTGGGGCGATGGCGGCGCCTGTATGCTCAAGGCGGTGCCCAAGCGTTGGCACCCCCTCCGCCGCCGCCCCGAAAGCCGATGAAGAAGACCCGTTCGTCCAAGCCGCCTGAAGATATGAGCCGCGATGAGCTGCTCAAGGAAGTCGCCTATCTGCGTGCGGAGACCGACTACCTAAAAAAACTCGATGCCTTGATCCGGGAAGAGCAGGCGGCGCAGGACGCAAAGCGCAAGCCGTCCAAGGATTGAGGCAGGTTCATACGCTGTCGCTTCTGCTCGAAGCAGCTGAGCTGTCACGCAGTACGTTCTATTACCAGAACCATGTCCTGGCCCATCCGGATCAGGATGAGGCAGCCCTGTGCGAGCGCATCCGTGCAATCTACGATCAAAGCCAAGGGCGCTATGGCTATCGCACGGTGACGCTGGAATTAGCCAATCAGGGTCATCGGACCAATCACAAGCGGGTTCAGCGCCTGATGGGGGAGATGGGGCTGAAATCGCGGGTGCGTGTGAAGCGCTACCAGGCCTTCAAGGGGGCGGCCAATGTTGTGGTTGGCAATGACCTCAATCGCCAGTTCCATGCCGAGCGGCCCAACCAGAAGTGGGTGACTGACGTGACCGAGTTCAAGGTGCAGGGCATGAAGCTATACCTGTCGCCGATCATGGACCTCTACAACGGCGAAATCGTGGCTTATCAGATCAAGCGTCGGCCCGTATTTGATCTGGTGGGTCAAATGCTGGAGGAGGCCATCAAGAAGCTTTCCCCGGATGAGCGCCCCATGATCCACTCCGACCAGGGCTGGCAGTACCAGCATGAAAACTACCGGCACATGCTGGAAAAGCACTCGTTGAAGCAAAGCATGTCCCGGCGCGGCAACTGCCTGGACAATGCGGCGATGGAGAGCTTCTTTGGAACGCTGAAGTCGGAATTCTTCTACCTGAACAGCTTTGACAGCCTCGAGAGTCTGGAGGCTGGGCTGGTGGAATACATCCAGTACTACAACGAAGAACGCATCAAACTGAAACTGAAAGGTCTGAGCCCGGTAAAGTACCGGGAGCAGGCCCAATCGGCCGCCTGACCCCGTCCAAGTCTCGGGGGTCACTTCACCATGGGGGCTTGGCCGCGGCATCCATGCCGCGGACACCCCTGCACAGCCCACCCGCCCGGCCATGGACAGTTTCCGTGCGCGCCAGCCACGGAGTGAAGAAGGAAAAGCGAAAAGCGGGTCGCTTCGCTGCGCTTGCTCGGAGCGGAGCATGGCTCCGCTCTACAGAAACAGTCATTCCGGAACATTCGTTCAAGAGAACGTTTCATCCACGCATGGCGTGGATCCACCGGACGTGCCGGGAGAGTGTCAGGGGTGGGGAGGCATGGGTTCGCGGGGGTGTCCGCGGCATGGATGCCGCGGCCAAGCCTCCAAGGATGGATTCACGGCGTCCCCCGCGAACCCATGCCTCCCCGCCAAACCCTCAGCCCAGCTCTTGTCGTTGCTCCGGCTTCAAAGGCGGGTGCAGGGCCGCAGGCCCTGCAATCCCTCTACTTACCCCGCAGGCGGCTGTGCCTGAACCCGTAGCAGAAATAGATCACGAAGCCGACGAAGGTCCAGACACCCATCAGCATCCAGTTGTGCATCGTCATCGCCGACAGCAGCGCAAGGCAACTCAGCACGCCCAGGCTGCAGATCAGCCACGCCATCGGCATGCGGAACGGACGCGGCAGGTCCGGCTGGGTGCGGCGCAGGATCAGCACGCCCGCGCACACCGCCGCGAACGCGATCAGCGTGCCCATCGAGGTCAGCTCGCCCAGGATGTCCAGCGGGAACAGCGCCGCCAGCAGGGCGATGCCGATGCCGGTGATCACGGTGTTGATGTGCGGGGTGCGGTACTTCGGGTGGATCTTGGTGAACACCGGCGGCAGCAGGCCGTCGCGCCCCATGATCATGAAGATGCGCGGCTGGCCGATGATCATCACCAGCACCACCGAGGACAGGCCGACCAGCGCGCCGACCTCGACCACCCAGCGCAACCAGCCCAGCTGCGGATGCGCCGCCACGGCGGTCACCACCGGCTCATCGGTGCCCAGCAGCTGGAACGGCACCAGGCCGGTCATCACTGCGGCCATCGCGATGTACAGCACGGTGCAGATCACCAGCGACAGCATCATGCCGAACGGCATGTCGCGCTGCGGGTTCTTCGATTCCTGCGCCGCCACCGACACCGCCTCGAAACCGATGTAGGCGAAGAACACCATCGCCGCGCCACGCAGCACGCCTTCCATGCCGTACTTGCCGGGGCCTTCGTTGGCCGGAATGAACGGGGTCCAGTTGCTGGTGTCCACGTACTTCCAGCCGACCACGATGACCAGCAGGATCAGGCCGGTCTTCAGCACGACCATTGCCATGTTCATCGCCGAGGACTTGCTGATGCCGACGTAGCACAGCCAGGTCAGCAGCAGCACCAGTGCGGCGGCGGGCAGGTTGGCGATCGCGCCGGTCGGGCGCAGTTGCGCGTCGAGTGGCGCGCTGACCAGCGCCGCCGGTAGATGGATGTCGAACTGGCTGAGCAGGCTGAGGAAATAGCCGGTCCAGCTGACCGCGACCGCCGAGGCGGAGACGCCGTACTCGAGCACCAGCATCCAGCCGATGAACCAGGCGGAGAGCTCGCCGAAGGTGGCGTAGGTATAGGTGTAGGCGCTGCCGGAAACCGGCACCATCGAGGCGAATTCCGCGTAGGCCAGCGCGCAGAAGGCGCAGCAGATGGCGGCCAGCACGAACGACAGCATGATCGCCGGGCCGGCGTGGTTGGCGGCGGCCTGGCCGGTGATGACGAAGATGCCGCCGCCGATCACCGCGCCGATGCCCAGGGCGGTCAGGCCCCAGGGGCCGAGGTGGCGGCGCAGGCTCAGGCCGTTGGCGTCTTCATGGGCGGCATGCGGGTGCTTGGTGGCCCACAGTTGCTTGAACATGTGTGGTGGTCTTGTCGAAGCGCGCCATGACCGGCGCGCGGGGAAAACGGACGGGCCGGCGCAAGGCCGGCCCGTAGGCGGATCAGGGCGACTTGGCCAGCTTGCTGTTGCGGATGCCGTAGCCCAGGTAGATCAGCAGGCCGAGCAGCGTCCAGCCGACGAACAGGTGCCAGTGCACCACGAACGCCTGCCAGAACAGGAACAGGCAGGTCGCCGCGCCGAGCGGGCAGATGATCCACACCGCCGGCACGCGGAACGGGCGGTGGATGTCCGGCTTGGTATAGCGCAGCACCAGCACGCCGATGCAGACCGTGGCGAAGGCCAGCAGGGTGCCCATCGAGACCAGTTCGCCCAGCACGTTCAGCGGTACCAGGCCGGCCAGTGCGGCGGCGATCACGCCGACCACGATGGTGGCGACGTACGGGGTGCGGAAGCGGGCGTGGACCCTGCCGAAGAACTTCGGCAGCAGGCCATCGCGGGAGATGGTGTAGGCGATGCGGGTCTGGCCCATCATCATCACCAGCACCACCGAGGACAGGCCGGCGATGGCGCCGATTTCCACGAACGTCTTCAGCCACGACAGGGTCGGGTAGGGCTCCAGCGCGGTGGCCACCGGCTTGTCGGTGCCCAGCAGGTGGTACGGCATCATGCCGGTCAGCACCGCACAGACGATGATGTAGACGATGGTGCACACCGCCAGCGAGC includes the following:
- a CDS encoding IS3-like element ISStma2 family transposase (programmed frameshift); the encoded protein is MNKYDARFKLQVAKEACKTSTSVKAIARRHGLEFSTVRRWVATYRLHGWRGFHRQARSYDLPFKLAVLEKMSQDGLSGREATTYFQIGDAGAVGRWRRLYAQGGAQALAPPPPPPRKPMKKTRSSKPPEDMSRDELLKEVAYLRAETDYPKKTRCLDPGRAGGAGRKAQAVQGLRQVHTLSLLLEAAELSRSTFYYQNHVLAHPDQDEAALCERIRAIYDQSQGRYGYRTVTLELANQGHRTNHKRVQRLMGEMGLKSRVRVKRYQAFKGAANVVVGNDLNRQFHAERPNQKWVTDVTEFKVQGMKLYLSPIMDLYNGEIVAYQIKRRPVFDLVGQMLEEAIKKLSPDERPMIHSDQGWQYQHENYRHMLEKHSLKQSMSRRGNCLDNAAMESFFGTLKSEFFYLNSFDSLESLEAGLVEYIQYYNEERIKLKLKGLSPVKYREQAQSAA
- a CDS encoding AGE family epimerase/isomerase, which translates into the protein MSTSPDFRSPAFLRAHIADTMAFYHPRCIDPDGGFFHYFRDDGSIYDASHRHLVSSTRFVFNYAMAYREFGNAEYREAVEHGVRYLREVHRNPATGGYAWTLRDGKVEDDMNHCYGVAFVLLAYSCALKAGIEQARDWMDETWQLLEARFWEPQHGLYKDEADGQWNFTGYRGQNANMHMCEAMLAAFEASGEQRYVERALQLADNMTRRQAAKAGGLVWEHYDVNWEIDWDYNLDDPKHLFRPWGFQPGHQTEWAKLLLILDRHVQADWLVPTAQHLFDVAVARSWDDTRGGLYYGFAPESRRQPGMDGAPIGGDSFVCDDDKYFWVQAETLATAALMAKRTGDDRYWQWYERIWAYSWEHFVDHQYGAWFRILDADNRKYSDEKSPAGKVDYHTMGACYEVLNVVR
- a CDS encoding glycoside hydrolase family 2 protein; amino-acid sequence: MHRISLVVRLLLLLIAASAFPATAAPLQAQWEFRMLPGDAEGAAHPGLQQWRAAKVPGSIHTDLLAHGLIRDPYVGAPEAELQWIGLAAWEYRARFDVDAATLAKPNAELRFDGLDTYAEVSLNGRPLLSADNAHRTWRARVDGRLRANGNELQIVFRSPIRTLLPGVQAMPHKIAGNYPSPYGDEPKDAMVGNFARKPAYHFGWDWGPRYVTAGVWRGVDLQAWDAHRLTDLAVRTDALSAEQAKLAVLLEMEQGAAAGSAVVNVDVRDPQGRIVAQVQRTVLLKPGQNAVEVPVELVKPQRWWPVGHGAQDRYTVQARLDGGADAALVREQRIGLRTVELRREQDGKGGQGFAFVINGVEIFAKGANVIPFDTFPARVDAARLRQVLTAARDANMNMLRNWGGGYYEDDAFFDIADELGLLVWQDFMFGGGMQPGYDPAFRASVVAEARDNVRRLRHHPSIVLWCGNNEEETAWKDWGHGRDLKAADPAFAEKVWQGYVDLFGNDLRQVVGEEGLGVPYWSSSPSNDLDEKANDSTRGDKHYWQVWGNPALPVQAYLRETPRFMSEYGLQAWPSVATVDQIATRAEQRIDSPVIRAHQKFMAGEGNSRLLHYIELGYGTPKDFEDFVYLSQVMQADGIALAALHHRASRPYTMGSLYWQLNDVWPGASWSSVDYFGRWKALHYAARRFFAPVAVAALRDEGSTRVRLINDGAALDARWRLRVMDVEGKVLRRREEAVTLAAAGVTSIGDFRDAELLAGADPKRTVAVFELLQNGAVSARQVVGFVEAKDQILPRQKLKASLSIEGDHYRLRLESAAYMRSAWIDFGALDVQVEDNLLDLLPGETRDIAVRGPVDLTTLREALKVKTLNDR
- the mtnC gene encoding acireductone synthase, translated to MQPRVILTDIEGTTSSISFVKNVLFPYARKALPAFVAEHGQQPEVRRWLDAVATEIGGACQDSLVAETLQGWIDQDRKHTALKALQGLIWDEGYRRGDYTAHFYPEVAPVLKGWHATGLPLYVYSSGSVPAQKLFFGFSDAGDLSPLVSGWFDTEVGGKREADSYRRIVQAIGVPAGEILFLSDVVEELDAAREAGLQTRLIDRLDDYPLPRTGQAANSHERVENFQQIQL
- a CDS encoding methylthioribulose 1-phosphate dehydratase; the encoded protein is MNAPTFPYDTARLSELAQLLIDNVRELAHAGWTPATSSNFSHRLDDRHAAITVSGKDKGRLIEDDIMVVDFDGLAVGRPLRPSAETLLHTHLYRRFPEIGCVLHTHSPVQTVASRLYAPQGHIRLEGYELLKAFAGNSTHEMAIDVPVFANTQDMNVLSKQVDDLLDRQNLWGYLIDGHGLYAWGRDMAEARRHLEAFEFLFHCELELRKLRG
- a CDS encoding acireductone dioxygenase is translated as MSRLRIYDDTRPESPLLDTQDGAVIAAELQKIGVTFERWQATAPVAPGASQDEVFAAYRADIDRLVAERGFKSVDVASIAPDNPNRAELRKKFLDEHFHKEDEVRFFVAGSGLFTLHVGDKVYEIECVKDDLIAVPDGTTHWFDMGDEPSFVAIRFFTEPDGWVGHFTGTDIAQKFPRYVPTQAS
- a CDS encoding amino acid permease; protein product: MFKQLWATKHPHAAHEDANGLSLRRHLGPWGLTALGIGAVIGGGIFVITGQAAANHAGPAIMLSFVLAAICCAFCALAYAEFASMVPVSGSAYTYTYATFGELSAWFIGWMLVLEYGVSASAVAVSWTGYFLSLLSQFDIHLPAALVSAPLDAQLRPTGAIANLPAAALVLLLTWLCYVGISKSSAMNMAMVVLKTGLILLVIVVGWKYVDTSNWTPFIPANEGPGKYGMEGVLRGAAMVFFAYIGFEAVSVAAQESKNPQRDMPFGMMLSLVICTVLYIAMAAVMTGLVPFQLLGTDEPVVTAVAAHPQLGWLRWVVEVGALVGLSSVVLVMIIGQPRIFMIMGRDGLLPPVFTKIHPKYRTPHINTVITGIGIALLAALFPLDILGELTSMGTLIAFAAVCAGVLILRRTQPDLPRPFRMPMAWLICSLGVLSCLALLSAMTMHNWMLMGVWTFVGFVIYFCYGFRHSRLRGK